Sequence from the Segatella copri genome:
GACAGCCAGGAGATTGCCACCCTGCTGCATTACTCCACCCAGACCATCTATAACTACAAGTCTGGAATGCGGGCAAAAGCAATCAATCGCGATTCATTCGAATCTGATATCAATCAGCTTTGCCACATCATTAATAATAGTTAATAATTAATAGTTTATAGTTTATAGCATAAACCGCTTTGACAATCTTGTTCAACGGCGCAGCCTCTATAAACTATAAACTATCAACTGTAAACTATAAACTATCAACTGTAAACTATAAACTATCAACTATAAACTAGTCACGGTGTATCACGGTTCCGTTAGCCTGATGCGTAGCAAGAACCAGGACCTCAGCTATTTGCACGTGTTCTGGAGCGCTTGCAGCATAGAAGGCTACATCAGCTATATCATCGCCATTTAGAGGTTCTATACCGCGGTAAACGTTGTCTGCGCGGTTCTGGTCACCATGGAAACGGATGTTAGAGAAGTTGGTTTCAACCAAGCCCGGTTTCACATTGGTAACACGCACTTTCGTATGTGCCACATCAATGCGCAAGCCGTCTGTAATAGCCTTTACAGCCGCTTTGGTAGCACAATATACATTACCTCCCGCATAAGCAGCATCACCCGCCACACTACCTATATTGATTACATGACCATGATTACGCTCCACCATACCAGGTACAATCAGGCGCGTCATGGTTAAGAGTCCCTTGATATTGGTATCAATCATCTGGTCCCAATCTTCAAAATCGCCCTCATATTCAGGTTCCAATCCACGTGCGAGTCCCGCATTATTGATAAGCACATCCACATTGCGCCACTCCTCAGGGATGTAATCCACCGCTTTCTTGGCAGCTTCACGGTTACGCACATCGAAAGCCAAGGCAAGCACCTCAACGCCCTCAGCCTCGAGTTCTTTCTTCAGGATTTCCAACTTTCCCGTGTTTCTACCTGTAAGAATCAGGTTATAGCCGCCACGGGCAAAACGACGTGCACAACCTTCGCCAATACCGCTTGTTGCGCCTGTAATAAGAGCAATTTTATTCATATTCTTTGATACTTTGAATTATACTTAGAACTTTTGATACTTTGAACTTTATGATTAGCGAAGCAATTGAATTCTTCACTCTTCACTTAAAGAATAAGGACTCTGACCTCAGCATTCGCCATTTTCTCTATCTGGTTCATCGGACGTTTATAATAAACACTCTGGATAGCCTTGTTGATGATGCCATGCCCCACAGCAAGAACGGTCTGATCAGGATAAGTAACCTTGAGCCAGGTAAGGAAATTCTGGGCTCTTGATTTCATCTTTTCCAGCGTCTCTATGTTGTCCGGCCAATCCTTTGGATCCTTCGGCAGGTCAGGGATGAATTTACCCGTAAAATCGCCCCAATCACGCTCTCTGAGCAAGGGAGTGGTGACAACGGGATGCGA
This genomic interval carries:
- a CDS encoding histidine phosphatase family protein, whose amino-acid sequence is MTKLYLVRHGETVDNKAQIMQGQTPGKLNMKGIEQAEEVARKMEGTPIDVFVSSDLYRSIQTCEIIAGSHPVVTTPLLRERDWGDFTGKFIPDLPKDPKDWPDNIETLEKMKSRAQNFLTWLKVTYPDQTVLAVGHGIINKAIQSVYYKRPMNQIEKMANAEVRVLIL
- a CDS encoding SDR family oxidoreductase, which produces MNKIALITGATSGIGEGCARRFARGGYNLILTGRNTGKLEILKKELEAEGVEVLALAFDVRNREAAKKAVDYIPEEWRNVDVLINNAGLARGLEPEYEGDFEDWDQMIDTNIKGLLTMTRLIVPGMVERNHGHVINIGSVAGDAAYAGGNVYCATKAAVKAITDGLRIDVAHTKVRVTNVKPGLVETNFSNIRFHGDQNRADNVYRGIEPLNGDDIADVAFYAASAPEHVQIAEVLVLATHQANGTVIHRD